ACACTTGTTAAGCCAATCATGACATTTTGTAGGACAGTTAAATTTTTAAATAAATTATACTGTTGAAAGACCATCCCTGTTGAAGTTCTTAGCGACAGAACATCTGCCTTACCTGCTGATGTAACATCTACTCTTTTATCATTAATCTCAACAACTCCACTTGTAGGAGTTTCAAGAAAATTTATACAGCGTAATAATGTTGATTTTCCTGATCCACTTGGTCCTAAAATAGAGACAACTTCTCCTTTCTTAATAGAAAGGTCAATCCCTTTTAACACATGCTGCTGATCAAAATATTTATGGATATTTTCTAATTTAATCATGAGGCAATCCCTCTTTCATATCTCCGGACACGTTTCTCTACCAAAACAAGTAATCTCTCAACAACGATACATAAAATCCAGTAAATAATTGAAACAGCTATATACACTTCAAAAAAGGCCAGCCGCGTGAAGCCCATAATTTTGGCTTGTCCCATAATATCAATAACGCCAATAATAAAAACAAGAGAAGTATCCTTAATCGTACTGATAAACATATTTCCCAGATTAGGAATTGCGACTGTTAAGGCCTGTGGGAAAATGATTTTAAGCATCATTTGTGTTGAACTCATCCCTATTGCTTTAGCCGCCTCAAACTGACCTCGATCAACAGATTCAATGGCTGATCTGATCGTTTCAGACAAATAGGCACCCAAATTAATTGAAAAGGCTAATAATGCATAAACCTCTGGAGCAATAATATTCACATCAAAATTTTGAAGTAAACCGTATTCCGTTTGAACTAAATAAATCACTTTTGGTATTCCATAAAAAACAAGGTAAATCTGAACCAACAATGGTGTACCTCTAATAAAAGAAA
This Metabacillus endolithicus DNA region includes the following protein-coding sequences:
- a CDS encoding amino acid ABC transporter permease, encoding MENLLDIGFLIESFPAIVARLPITIGIAVGSLIISLFIGLATALIKIYQVPVLKTISSFYVSFIRGTPLLVQIYLVFYGIPKVIYLVQTEYGLLQNFDVNIIAPEVYALLAFSINLGAYLSETIRSAIESVDRGQFEAAKAIGMSSTQMMLKIIFPQALTVAIPNLGNMFISTIKDTSLVFIIGVIDIMGQAKIMGFTRLAFFEVYIAVSIIYWILCIVVERLLVLVEKRVRRYERGIAS